In Reichenbachiella agarivorans, one genomic interval encodes:
- a CDS encoding LamG domain-containing protein encodes MTVGVLDSTMAIDGKDFTYQGGIVRSIAPAQVGWYYECKMKANATEMSSTFWLMSRYDCEKKLELDIQECVGKMSDQAEEWAKDWDQIYHSNAIHRPTECVERLQLQKSIKTDVKNHERYFVYAAWWKSPKEIQFFLDGKYVYSIHPKVVWDMPAFLHMAIETYSWNPVPEDGGMVRRGSWEERTTQYEWVRTWQLKE; translated from the coding sequence GTGACAGTAGGCGTACTCGACTCCACAATGGCCATCGATGGCAAAGATTTTACCTATCAGGGAGGTATCGTGCGCTCCATCGCGCCCGCACAGGTTGGCTGGTACTACGAGTGCAAGATGAAAGCCAACGCTACCGAGATGTCGTCTACCTTTTGGCTGATGTCCCGCTACGACTGTGAGAAAAAACTAGAACTCGACATACAAGAGTGCGTAGGCAAGATGTCTGACCAGGCAGAAGAATGGGCCAAAGACTGGGATCAAATCTACCACTCCAACGCCATCCACCGCCCTACCGAATGTGTCGAGCGACTCCAACTCCAAAAGTCCATCAAAACAGATGTAAAAAACCATGAGCGCTACTTCGTATATGCCGCTTGGTGGAAGTCCCCCAAAGAGATTCAATTTTTCCTTGACGGAAAATACGTGTACTCCATCCACCCCAAGGTGGTCTGGGACATGCCGGCCTTCCTGCACATGGCCATCGAGACCTACAGCTGGAATCCTGTACCCGAGGACGGCGGCATGGTCCGACGTGGCAGTTGGGAGGAGCGCACCACCCAGTACGAATGGGTGCGTACCTGGCAATTGAAAGAATGA